The proteins below come from a single Salinilacihabitans rarus genomic window:
- a CDS encoding long-chain-fatty-acid--CoA ligase → MKREMLTTDFLDRAVDLYDDVTGVVAHDGTEYTYAEVNDRVNRLAHALAESGVEQGDRVALLAPNTHYFIETLYATNKLGAVFVPLNYRLATGEYEYILNDCEAGTLIADYDYAGKVEPIRDEIPAETFVGYRADEIEGEWIDYEAFLDGQPAEEPDRPAIGEDDDASINYTSGTTGDPKGVVRTHRTEHWHALVLDQHMEIRDDDTYLWTLPMFHCNGWGHTYAITGTGGTHVCQRTFDAEGVFGRVREYDVSFLCGAPTVLNNLVAHYESHDDVATTGDRDVRIATAGSAPATATIETVEDEFGWRIIHIYGLTETAPIVTTSNSPRRLAQRGRDLKVKQGAETLCTDVRVVDEDGNDVPRDGETIGEIVVRGNQVMDRYLNKPAITEEAFNERVEGYFHTGDLATIDADGMVAIQDRKKDIIISGGENISSIEVEDVLYDHPAVLKAAVIPVPSEEWGETPKALVVPRSDADPTEDGIVDFVGERLAGYKKPTSVDFVDDLPETATGKVQKYELRERYWEEEETRVGQQ, encoded by the coding sequence ATGAAACGGGAGATGCTCACGACGGACTTCCTCGACCGGGCGGTCGACCTGTACGACGACGTCACGGGGGTCGTCGCGCACGACGGCACCGAATACACGTACGCGGAGGTGAACGATCGGGTCAATCGGCTGGCCCACGCGCTGGCAGAGAGCGGGGTCGAGCAGGGCGATCGGGTCGCGTTGCTCGCGCCGAACACGCACTACTTCATCGAGACGCTGTACGCGACGAACAAACTCGGGGCCGTGTTCGTGCCGCTGAACTACCGGCTGGCCACCGGCGAGTACGAGTACATCCTGAACGACTGCGAGGCGGGGACGCTGATCGCGGACTACGACTACGCCGGGAAGGTCGAACCGATCCGGGACGAGATTCCGGCGGAGACGTTCGTGGGGTATCGGGCGGACGAGATCGAGGGGGAGTGGATCGACTACGAGGCGTTCCTCGACGGGCAGCCGGCCGAAGAGCCCGATCGGCCGGCGATCGGCGAGGACGACGACGCCAGCATCAACTACACCTCCGGGACGACGGGCGACCCGAAGGGCGTGGTCCGGACCCACCGCACCGAACACTGGCACGCGCTGGTGCTCGACCAGCACATGGAGATCCGGGACGACGACACGTACCTCTGGACGCTGCCGATGTTTCACTGCAACGGCTGGGGGCACACCTACGCCATCACGGGGACCGGCGGCACCCACGTCTGCCAGCGCACCTTCGACGCCGAAGGGGTCTTCGGGCGCGTCCGTGAGTACGATGTCTCGTTCCTGTGTGGCGCGCCGACGGTACTCAACAACCTCGTCGCCCACTACGAGAGCCACGACGACGTCGCGACGACGGGCGATCGCGACGTCCGGATCGCGACCGCGGGGAGCGCGCCCGCGACGGCCACCATCGAGACCGTCGAAGACGAGTTCGGCTGGCGGATCATCCACATCTACGGCCTCACCGAGACCGCGCCGATCGTCACGACGAGCAACTCGCCCCGGCGACTCGCCCAGCGGGGCCGCGACCTCAAGGTCAAGCAGGGCGCCGAGACGCTGTGTACCGACGTCAGGGTCGTCGACGAGGACGGCAACGACGTGCCCCGCGACGGGGAGACGATCGGCGAGATCGTCGTCCGGGGCAATCAGGTGATGGACCGCTACCTGAACAAGCCGGCGATCACCGAGGAGGCGTTCAACGAGCGCGTCGAGGGCTACTTCCACACCGGCGATCTCGCGACGATCGACGCGGACGGGATGGTCGCGATCCAGGACCGGAAGAAAGACATCATCATCTCCGGCGGGGAGAACATCTCGAGCATCGAGGTCGAGGACGTCCTCTACGACCATCCGGCCGTCCTGAAGGCCGCCGTTATCCCCGTCCCCAGCGAGGAGTGGGGCGAGACGCCCAAGGCGCTGGTCGTCCCGAGATCGGACGCCGATCCGACGGAAGACGGGATCGTCGACTTCGTCGGCGAACGGCTGGCCGGCTACAAGAAACCGACGAGCGTCGACTTCGTCGACGACCTGCCCGAGACGGCCACCGGCAAGGTCCAGAAGTACGAACTGCGCGAGAGGTACTGGGAGGAAGAGGAGACGCGGGTCGGCCAGCAGTAG
- a CDS encoding KEOPS complex subunit Pcc1, translating into MTRRATIRTSHDDPARIAAAIAPDNTDEMETRVEDGAVVTRIERRTTGGLHSTVDDYVVNLDVATDVAQHANEPMDANASDPIDESKNDDE; encoded by the coding sequence ATGACGCGGCGCGCGACGATCCGGACGAGCCACGACGACCCGGCGCGGATCGCCGCGGCCATCGCCCCCGACAACACCGACGAGATGGAGACCCGAGTCGAGGACGGCGCCGTCGTCACGCGGATCGAACGCAGGACGACCGGCGGACTGCACTCGACGGTCGACGACTACGTGGTCAACCTCGACGTCGCCACCGACGTAGCACAGCACGCGAACGAACCGATGGACGCAAACGCGTCCGACCCGATAGACGAATCCAAGAACGACGATGAGTGA
- a CDS encoding HEAT repeat domain-containing protein, translated as MSDEETDESGSEAVDVEATSERLGGLEAGLKPVRERLGPIREDLAAVEDRLDAAETEDDLDEVEAALEPVREDVEDVREAFDERRAELDEIELPEPPAADEEDEEPEDPFADIRAEREAVEESFDEVDSGIGDLEDGVDDVESGVEDQRGPYAEDVVSEVESASSTITTTRWTVEGDDELIAAVDSFLADVNDLLGSDVSTPGDLQPASGAELGENADDEGDVPDRLAATLEEVTAAVEAADLDPDEDAETIAALLEATDDLQSDVDDATAWTDLSVREQLRREGFYDVLDHVKDYPPEWHALKIHEKRGDVDMILLAYEKLDSGFMEEHCLEALERMGPEEAIEPMLQQANRRDKTAISILGKIGVADENVVETLVDYVDATNDPLLQQTTFRALGEIGAEEAVEPIAQQLVAENADVRSSAARALGLLGDTRAIAPLTDVLADDGEDTVRASAAWALNQIGTEEALEPLADYVDDAAYLVQAEAERADLEPAA; from the coding sequence ATGAGCGACGAGGAGACCGACGAGAGCGGCTCGGAGGCGGTCGACGTCGAGGCCACGAGCGAGCGCCTCGGGGGGCTCGAGGCGGGCCTGAAGCCGGTCCGCGAACGGCTCGGGCCGATCCGCGAGGACCTCGCGGCCGTCGAGGACCGACTCGACGCCGCCGAGACCGAGGACGACCTCGACGAGGTCGAGGCGGCCCTCGAACCGGTGCGCGAGGACGTCGAGGACGTCCGCGAGGCGTTCGACGAGCGCCGGGCGGAACTCGACGAGATCGAACTCCCGGAGCCGCCGGCGGCCGACGAGGAGGACGAGGAACCGGAGGACCCGTTCGCCGACATCAGGGCCGAGCGCGAGGCCGTCGAGGAGTCGTTCGACGAGGTCGACTCCGGGATCGGCGACCTCGAGGACGGCGTCGACGACGTCGAGTCGGGCGTCGAGGACCAGCGCGGCCCCTACGCCGAGGATGTCGTCTCGGAGGTCGAGAGCGCCAGCAGTACGATCACGACCACGCGCTGGACCGTCGAGGGCGACGACGAACTGATCGCGGCCGTCGATTCGTTCCTCGCGGACGTCAACGACCTGCTCGGCAGCGACGTGTCGACCCCCGGCGACCTCCAGCCCGCAAGCGGCGCGGAACTCGGCGAGAACGCGGACGACGAGGGCGACGTCCCCGACCGGCTCGCGGCGACCCTCGAAGAGGTTACCGCGGCGGTCGAGGCGGCCGACCTCGACCCCGACGAGGACGCCGAGACGATCGCCGCCCTGCTGGAGGCGACCGACGACCTCCAGTCGGACGTCGACGACGCCACCGCGTGGACCGACCTCTCCGTGCGCGAACAGCTCCGCCGGGAGGGGTTCTACGACGTCCTCGACCACGTCAAGGACTACCCGCCGGAGTGGCACGCGCTCAAGATCCACGAGAAGCGCGGCGACGTCGACATGATCCTGCTGGCCTACGAGAAACTCGACTCCGGGTTCATGGAGGAACACTGCCTCGAAGCCCTCGAACGGATGGGGCCCGAGGAGGCCATCGAGCCGATGCTCCAGCAGGCCAACCGTCGCGACAAGACGGCCATCTCGATCCTCGGGAAGATCGGCGTCGCCGACGAGAACGTCGTCGAGACGCTGGTCGACTACGTCGACGCGACGAACGACCCCCTGCTCCAGCAGACCACGTTCCGCGCGCTCGGCGAGATCGGCGCCGAGGAGGCCGTCGAACCGATCGCCCAGCAACTCGTCGCCGAGAACGCCGACGTCCGCAGCAGCGCCGCCCGCGCGCTCGGCCTGCTCGGCGACACGCGCGCCATCGCGCCCCTGACGGACGTCCTCGCGGACGACGGGGAAGACACCGTCCGTGCGAGCGCCGCGTGGGCGCTCAACCAGATCGGCACCGAGGAGGCGCTCGAACCCCTCGCCGACTACGTCGACGACGCCGCCTACCTCGTCCAGGCGGAAGCCGAGAGGGCGGACCTCGAACCCGCGGCCTGA
- a CDS encoding phospholipase D-like domain-containing protein, whose translation MHAAPVVLVALCCLVAAASVATAAPAATSPGPGNATPAGATATDLEGDPLDARSCPARAATPNREAAVDEPRLVELYPNPTTHGNAGEYLVLAVPSGTALGNLTVTDGYATASLPNETAAGRVAASPDPEIAAAVTDHPVVELDGNLRLAADGDALEIRAGNRTVDAASYDRAPEAEVWYRDDSPGKNARGEWWPREASCRPATAYDPGEATAFVLPDSPEVPLETLRDADDRLLLAGYTFTSEAVTAELAAAADRGVDVRVLVEAGPAGGTPAASDPLLAGLEARGVDVRALGGEGSRYRYHHPKYAVVDDAVVVTSENWKPAGVGGASSRGWGVRVEDGALADDLAAVFAADAGGPDVEPWSVHRERATFVDEGSRSGEYPTEHGPATVSVDAVELVVAPDNAEARLLDLVAGAEESLLIEQPSVAPDASLLAAAVAAAERGVEVRILLDSSWYVADENEALAASLEAAAADEDLPLDVALVEPGDRFEKIHAKGVVIDDEVAVVGSANWNDGAVETNREVLLVLRGAEAASFYAAVFEADWNGRTWTLPVELALVVLAALALAALVGREKAGVAVSRRAGSRSRGPRRCRRRPSSRRGRR comes from the coding sequence GTGCACGCCGCCCCGGTCGTACTCGTCGCGCTCTGTTGTCTCGTAGCGGCCGCGTCGGTCGCGACCGCCGCTCCGGCGGCGACATCTCCCGGCCCCGGTAACGCGACGCCCGCCGGGGCGACGGCAACCGACCTCGAAGGCGACCCGCTCGACGCCCGGTCGTGTCCCGCCCGCGCGGCGACCCCGAACCGCGAGGCGGCCGTCGACGAACCTCGCCTCGTCGAACTCTACCCCAACCCGACGACCCACGGGAACGCCGGCGAGTACCTCGTCCTCGCGGTTCCGTCGGGGACCGCCCTCGGAAACCTGACGGTGACCGACGGGTACGCGACGGCGTCGCTCCCGAACGAGACCGCCGCCGGTCGCGTCGCGGCGAGCCCCGACCCCGAAATCGCCGCGGCGGTCACCGACCACCCGGTCGTCGAACTCGACGGGAACCTCCGACTCGCCGCCGACGGCGACGCCCTCGAAATTCGCGCCGGGAACCGGACGGTCGACGCGGCGTCGTACGACCGGGCCCCCGAGGCCGAGGTCTGGTACCGCGACGATTCCCCGGGGAAGAACGCGCGCGGCGAGTGGTGGCCCCGGGAGGCGAGTTGCCGGCCCGCCACCGCGTACGACCCCGGCGAGGCGACGGCGTTCGTCCTGCCGGACTCGCCCGAGGTCCCGCTCGAAACCCTCCGTGACGCCGACGACAGGCTCCTGCTGGCTGGCTACACGTTCACCTCCGAGGCGGTCACGGCCGAACTGGCGGCCGCCGCCGACCGCGGCGTCGACGTCCGGGTGCTCGTCGAGGCCGGTCCCGCCGGCGGCACGCCCGCCGCGTCGGACCCGCTGCTCGCCGGCCTCGAAGCGCGGGGCGTCGACGTCCGCGCCCTCGGCGGCGAGGGGTCGCGCTACCGGTATCACCACCCCAAGTACGCGGTCGTCGACGACGCCGTCGTCGTTACCAGCGAGAACTGGAAGCCCGCGGGCGTCGGCGGCGCGTCGAGTCGCGGCTGGGGCGTCCGCGTCGAGGACGGCGCGCTCGCGGACGACCTCGCGGCGGTGTTCGCCGCGGACGCGGGCGGCCCGGACGTCGAACCGTGGAGCGTCCACCGCGAGCGCGCGACGTTCGTCGACGAGGGGTCGCGCTCGGGCGAGTACCCGACCGAACACGGGCCGGCGACCGTCTCCGTCGACGCGGTCGAACTGGTGGTCGCGCCCGACAACGCCGAGGCCCGACTGCTCGACCTCGTCGCGGGCGCGGAGGAGTCGCTGCTGATCGAACAGCCGAGCGTCGCCCCGGACGCCTCGCTGCTCGCGGCGGCGGTGGCGGCGGCCGAGCGCGGCGTCGAGGTCCGGATCCTGCTCGATTCCTCGTGGTACGTCGCCGACGAGAACGAGGCCCTCGCCGCGTCGCTCGAAGCGGCCGCCGCGGACGAGGACCTCCCGCTCGACGTCGCGCTCGTCGAACCGGGCGACCGCTTCGAGAAGATCCACGCCAAGGGGGTCGTGATCGACGACGAGGTCGCCGTCGTCGGCAGCGCGAACTGGAACGACGGCGCCGTCGAGACCAACCGCGAGGTGCTGCTCGTGCTCCGCGGGGCGGAGGCGGCGTCGTTCTACGCGGCCGTCTTCGAGGCCGACTGGAACGGGCGGACGTGGACCCTGCCCGTCGAACTCGCGCTCGTCGTCCTCGCGGCGCTTGCGCTCGCCGCGCTCGTCGGTCGGGAGAAGGCGGGCGTCGCGGTCAGTCGTCGAGCGGGGTCGCGCTCGAGAGGGCCTCGTCGATGTCGGCGTCGGCCATCTTCTCGACGAGGGCGTCGATGA
- a CDS encoding protein sorting system archaetidylserine synthase (This PssA-like phosphatidyltransferase, along with a PssD-like decarboxylase, is required in Haloarchaea for the archaeosortase ArtA to replace the PGF-CTERM sorting signal with a C-terminal lipid anchor.), with amino-acid sequence MLPRFVGRLGVADAMTIANAALGFVAVVAAFADIELAARLVLLAAIADGLDGILARRYGGTDVGPYLDSLADVASFAIAPAILAFVVVADGLGVGFGAVTAELLLVTAVCSLYVAMAVARLGMYTAYDTGGAHTEGIQTTLAATILGAAILANAAGPVLVLGVTAAFCYLMVSRIRYPDLLARDALIMGVVHALAILVPEFAGRTFPYALLTLGIAYMTLSPWFYWREDPAAPSEAPAGEGARGAGSGESGGH; translated from the coding sequence ATGCTCCCCCGGTTCGTCGGTCGCCTCGGGGTCGCGGACGCGATGACGATCGCCAACGCCGCGCTGGGCTTCGTCGCGGTCGTCGCCGCGTTCGCCGACATCGAACTCGCCGCCCGCCTCGTCCTGCTGGCGGCGATCGCCGACGGACTGGACGGGATCCTCGCGCGGCGGTACGGCGGCACCGACGTCGGGCCGTACCTCGACTCGCTGGCCGACGTCGCCTCCTTCGCCATCGCCCCGGCGATCCTCGCGTTCGTCGTCGTCGCCGACGGCCTCGGCGTCGGCTTCGGGGCCGTCACGGCCGAGTTGCTGCTGGTCACGGCCGTCTGCTCGCTGTACGTCGCGATGGCCGTCGCCCGCCTCGGGATGTACACCGCCTACGACACCGGTGGCGCCCACACCGAGGGGATCCAGACGACGCTCGCGGCGACCATCCTCGGCGCGGCGATCCTCGCGAACGCCGCCGGGCCGGTGCTCGTCCTCGGGGTCACCGCCGCGTTCTGTTACCTGATGGTCTCGCGGATCCGCTACCCCGACCTCCTCGCGCGCGACGCGCTCATCATGGGCGTCGTCCACGCGCTGGCGATCCTCGTCCCGGAATTTGCCGGCCGGACGTTCCCGTACGCCCTGCTCACGCTGGGCATCGCCTACATGACGCTCTCCCCGTGGTTCTACTGGCGCGAGGACCCCGCCGCCCCGAGCGAGGCGCCCGCCGGCGAGGGGGCGCGAGGTGCGGGGTCCGGCGAGAGCGGTGGTCACTGA
- a CDS encoding 30S ribosomal protein S15, producing MARMHTRRRGTSGSDKPAADETPAWSDVDPDRVEERVVELAEQGHDPSQIGLKLRDEGVTGTPVPDVKLATGKKITEILEENDAKPDLPEDLRNLMERAVGLREHVRDNPQDYQNKRALQNTESKVRRLANYYRGDELDPEFRYSYDVAKDLLED from the coding sequence ATGGCACGAATGCACACCCGCCGCCGTGGCACGTCCGGTTCGGACAAGCCGGCGGCAGACGAGACTCCGGCGTGGAGCGACGTCGACCCCGACCGCGTCGAGGAACGGGTCGTCGAACTGGCCGAACAGGGGCACGATCCGAGTCAGATCGGCCTCAAACTGCGCGACGAGGGCGTCACCGGGACCCCCGTGCCGGACGTCAAGCTGGCGACCGGCAAGAAGATCACCGAGATCCTGGAGGAGAACGACGCGAAGCCGGACCTCCCCGAGGACCTGCGGAACCTGATGGAGCGTGCCGTGGGCCTGCGCGAGCACGTCCGGGACAACCCGCAGGACTACCAGAACAAGCGCGCCCTGCAGAACACCGAGTCGAAGGTGCGCCGGCTGGCCAACTACTACCGCGGGGACGAACTCGACCCCGAGTTCCGGTACTCCTACGACGTCGCGAAGGACCTCCTCGAGGACTAG
- a CDS encoding cupredoxin domain-containing protein yields MNRRVYLAALGSAATAGLAGCSALGDIGGGNGPCDGHDCDVGMNRNSFLPDRYEVRVGETVVWKNTSEADHTITAYEDAIPDGAAYFATGGFEDEQSAREAWHGERGGRLGTRETFEHTFEIPGTYNYACIPHEIGGMTGQIVVSE; encoded by the coding sequence ATGAACCGGCGCGTCTACCTCGCCGCCCTCGGAAGCGCCGCGACCGCCGGCCTCGCGGGCTGTTCCGCGCTCGGCGACATCGGGGGCGGGAACGGCCCCTGCGACGGTCACGACTGTGACGTCGGCATGAACCGCAACTCGTTTCTCCCCGACCGGTACGAGGTGCGCGTCGGCGAGACGGTCGTCTGGAAGAACACGAGCGAGGCCGACCACACGATCACGGCCTACGAGGACGCCATCCCGGACGGCGCCGCGTACTTCGCCACCGGCGGCTTCGAGGACGAGCAGTCCGCCCGCGAGGCCTGGCACGGCGAACGGGGCGGCCGCCTCGGGACCCGCGAGACGTTCGAGCACACGTTCGAGATCCCCGGCACCTACAACTACGCCTGCATCCCCCACGAGATCGGCGGGATGACCGGCCAGATCGTCGTCAGCGAGTAG
- a CDS encoding exonuclease: MSTEGRSAEAATAPLERAAFVRVVTRADGDALAASGILARALSERATPFQVTVAETVAERTARATDGDDRDDDATTLAVGACDADVARLEAGDRPATLEACDLAGDLGATPDPVLALAGAAAAGVDPGAGETERLLEGAVERGLVERRPGVAVPTADPVDGLAHSTRCYAPWSGELAATREALDGVDLAGDLDADARKRVASLVALDVVGDGDATDRAAESIGRLLRPHATPQAPFETVGGYADVLEATARTEPGTGVALAMGRGAREAALDAWRTHGKRAHAALDGASTGRYDGLFVVGIDDGPVETVARLAAAYRSPEPRVLAVGDGQAAIAALEPAALGPLAEAVARDLGADYDAGRRRASLRYDPRTEDATVIEAVRGAL; this comes from the coding sequence ATGTCGACCGAGGGTCGTTCCGCCGAGGCCGCGACCGCCCCGCTCGAGCGCGCCGCGTTCGTCCGCGTCGTCACGCGGGCCGACGGCGACGCGCTCGCCGCGAGCGGCATCCTCGCGCGGGCGCTCTCGGAGCGCGCCACGCCGTTCCAGGTGACCGTCGCCGAGACGGTCGCCGAGCGGACCGCGCGGGCGACCGACGGCGACGACCGCGACGACGACGCGACGACGCTCGCCGTCGGCGCCTGCGACGCCGACGTCGCCCGCCTCGAAGCCGGGGACCGCCCCGCGACGCTCGAGGCCTGCGACCTCGCGGGCGACCTCGGCGCGACGCCCGACCCCGTCCTCGCGCTCGCGGGGGCGGCCGCCGCGGGCGTCGACCCCGGCGCCGGCGAGACGGAGCGGCTCCTCGAGGGTGCGGTCGAACGCGGCCTCGTCGAGCGCCGCCCCGGCGTCGCCGTCCCGACGGCCGACCCGGTCGACGGGCTGGCCCACTCGACGCGGTGTTACGCGCCGTGGTCCGGCGAACTCGCCGCCACGCGCGAGGCGCTCGACGGGGTCGACCTCGCGGGCGACCTCGACGCGGACGCCCGCAAGCGGGTCGCCTCGCTGGTCGCCCTCGACGTCGTCGGCGACGGGGACGCGACCGACCGCGCGGCGGAGTCGATCGGTCGGCTCCTGCGCCCGCACGCGACGCCGCAGGCCCCGTTCGAGACGGTCGGCGGCTACGCCGACGTCTTGGAGGCGACCGCCCGGACCGAACCCGGGACGGGCGTCGCGCTCGCGATGGGACGCGGCGCCCGCGAGGCGGCCCTCGACGCGTGGCGGACCCACGGGAAGCGCGCGCACGCGGCGCTCGACGGCGCCTCGACGGGCCGGTACGACGGCCTGTTCGTCGTCGGGATCGACGACGGCCCGGTCGAGACGGTCGCCCGCCTCGCCGCGGCCTACCGCTCGCCCGAACCGCGGGTCCTGGCGGTCGGGGACGGGCAGGCCGCGATCGCGGCGCTCGAACCGGCCGCGCTCGGCCCCCTCGCCGAGGCCGTCGCGCGGGACCTCGGGGCCGACTACGACGCGGGCCGGCGGCGCGCCAGCCTCAGGTACGACCCCCGGACGGAGGACGCGACGGTCATCGAAGCGGTGAGGGGGGCGCTATGA
- a CDS encoding 30S ribosomal protein S3ae — protein sequence MSERSVSRARQEKRWYTVLAPEQFDRQELGETPADEPEQVYDRTIETTLGDLTNNASENNTKLTFQVTDVGSDAAYTEFKAHSLTRDYLRSLVRRGASKVEAYVTVLTTDDYRVQVQPVAFTTKKADASQEQAIRETMVRMVEDAAAERDFEDLIDSIVQGRLSSAIYGEAKTIYPLRRVEIQKATLEAHPEEVAEEEATSVTVDEEDVAVDD from the coding sequence ATGAGTGAACGATCAGTTTCACGCGCACGACAGGAGAAGCGGTGGTACACCGTGCTCGCGCCGGAGCAGTTCGACCGGCAGGAGCTCGGCGAGACCCCCGCCGACGAACCCGAACAGGTCTACGACCGAACCATCGAGACGACGCTCGGCGATCTGACGAACAACGCCAGCGAGAACAACACGAAGCTCACCTTCCAGGTGACCGACGTCGGCAGCGACGCCGCCTACACGGAGTTCAAGGCGCACTCGCTGACACGGGACTACCTGCGCTCGCTGGTCCGCCGCGGCGCCTCGAAAGTCGAGGCGTACGTGACGGTACTGACGACCGACGACTACCGCGTACAGGTCCAGCCCGTCGCGTTCACGACGAAGAAGGCCGACGCGAGCCAGGAGCAGGCCATCCGCGAGACGATGGTCCGCATGGTCGAGGACGCCGCCGCCGAACGCGACTTCGAGGACCTCATCGACAGCATCGTCCAGGGACGGCTCTCCTCGGCGATCTACGGCGAGGCGAAGACGATCTACCCGCTGCGCCGCGTCGAGATCCAGAAGGCGACCCTCGAGGCCCACCCCGAGGAAGTCGCCGAGGAGGAGGCGACCTCCGTCACCGTCGACGAGGAAGACGTCGCGGTCGACGACTGA
- a CDS encoding DHH family phosphoesterase, whose amino-acid sequence MTDESAGGSGEDGGVSVVYDLDADCTVEDVDAGRPYLAEINGIVDYGVFVDLSDSVSGLVHESVLEGTYRVGQELVVELENVRDNGDMAFEPVDVGEEYAVEPVSHDYTLTGTDRLEANVADQIHLEGEVVQVKQTGGPTVFHVADEHGVVPCAAFEDAGVRAYPSIEVGDLVRVTGTPEHREGTIQVEVDGLSALDGEAEADARERLETALEARAEPHDVEPLIDWPAFETLRPDLREVARLLRRTVLEGRPIRVRHHADGDGMCAAVPVQLALERFIADVHEDPDAPRHLVKRLPAKAPFYEMEDATRDLNFALEDRAKHGQQLPLLLMLDNGSTAEDVPAYETLAHYDIPIVAVDHHHPDPEAVDGLLDAHVNPYLHGEDYRITTGMLCVELARMIDPDLGEDLRHVPAVAGLADRSKADAMDDYLDLAAEQGYDEDRLRDVSEALDYAAFWLRYNSGDRLIRDLLELGDADEERHRALVSFFARRAREEVDEQLDAAMSHLEHEPLDNGAHLYRIDVENYAHRFTYPAPGKTTGEIHDRKIEETGDPVITVGYGPDFAVLRSDGVRLDIPTMVSELEAEIPGGGVSGGGHLVVGSIKFVKGKREAVIDALVEKMADADIDEALSSATPLDD is encoded by the coding sequence CGAAGACGGAGGTGTTTCCGTCGTCTACGATCTCGACGCCGACTGTACCGTAGAGGACGTCGACGCCGGTCGGCCGTACCTCGCGGAAATCAACGGTATCGTCGACTACGGGGTGTTCGTCGACCTCTCCGACTCGGTCTCGGGGCTCGTCCACGAGTCCGTCCTCGAAGGGACCTACCGCGTCGGCCAGGAACTGGTCGTCGAACTCGAAAACGTCCGCGACAACGGCGACATGGCGTTCGAACCCGTCGACGTCGGCGAGGAGTACGCGGTCGAACCCGTCTCCCACGACTACACCCTGACCGGCACCGACCGCCTCGAAGCGAACGTCGCAGACCAGATCCACCTCGAAGGCGAGGTCGTTCAGGTCAAACAGACCGGCGGCCCGACGGTCTTCCACGTCGCCGACGAGCACGGGGTCGTCCCCTGTGCCGCCTTCGAGGACGCCGGCGTCCGCGCGTACCCCTCGATCGAAGTCGGCGATCTCGTGCGCGTGACCGGCACCCCCGAGCACCGCGAAGGGACGATTCAGGTCGAGGTCGACGGCCTCTCCGCGCTCGACGGCGAGGCCGAGGCCGACGCCCGCGAGCGCCTCGAGACCGCCCTCGAAGCCCGCGCCGAGCCCCACGACGTCGAACCGCTGATCGACTGGCCCGCCTTCGAGACGCTGCGGCCCGACCTGCGCGAGGTCGCGCGACTGCTGCGCCGGACCGTCCTCGAAGGGCGGCCGATCCGCGTGCGCCACCACGCCGACGGCGACGGGATGTGCGCCGCCGTCCCCGTCCAACTGGCGCTCGAACGGTTCATCGCCGACGTCCACGAGGACCCCGACGCGCCGCGGCACCTCGTCAAGCGCCTGCCCGCGAAGGCGCCGTTCTACGAGATGGAAGACGCCACCCGCGACCTCAACTTCGCGCTCGAAGACCGGGCGAAACACGGCCAGCAACTGCCGCTCCTCCTGATGCTCGACAACGGCTCGACGGCCGAGGACGTCCCGGCCTACGAGACGCTGGCCCACTACGACATCCCCATCGTCGCCGTCGACCACCACCACCCCGACCCCGAGGCCGTCGACGGCCTGCTCGACGCCCACGTCAACCCGTACCTCCACGGCGAGGACTACCGCATCACGACCGGGATGCTCTGTGTCGAACTCGCGCGGATGATCGACCCCGACCTCGGCGAGGACCTGCGGCACGTGCCGGCGGTCGCCGGCCTCGCCGACCGCTCGAAGGCCGACGCGATGGACGACTACCTCGACCTCGCCGCCGAGCAGGGCTACGACGAGGACCGCCTGCGGGACGTCAGCGAGGCGCTCGACTACGCCGCGTTCTGGCTGCGGTACAACTCCGGCGACCGGCTGATCCGGGACCTGCTCGAACTCGGCGACGCCGACGAGGAGCGCCACCGCGCCCTCGTCTCCTTCTTCGCCCGGCGCGCCCGCGAGGAGGTCGACGAGCAACTCGACGCCGCGATGTCCCACCTCGAACACGAACCCCTCGACAACGGCGCACACCTCTACCGGATCGACGTCGAGAACTACGCCCACCGCTTTACCTACCCCGCGCCGGGCAAGACCACCGGCGAGATCCACGACCGCAAGATCGAGGAGACCGGCGACCCCGTCATCACCGTCGGCTACGGGCCGGACTTCGCGGTCCTGCGCAGCGACGGCGTCCGTCTGGACATCCCCACGATGGTCTCGGAACTCGAAGCGGAGATTCCCGGCGGCGGCGTCTCCGGCGGCGGCCACCTCGTCGTCGGTTCGATCAAGTTCGTCAAGGGCAAACGCGAGGCAGTCATCGACGCCCTCGTCGAGAAGATGGCCGACGCCGACATCGACGAGGCCCTCTCGAGCGCGACCCCGCTCGACGACTGA